The Opitutus sp. ER46 genome contains a region encoding:
- a CDS encoding MFS transporter, translating to MSIPRPSRRAWWLLLLLFGIGLLNYLDRQTLSILKATLKVELALTDIHYSWLVTAFMAPYILFYVVSGRLVDRFGTRRSLSAFVGIWSVANILCGCAQNLAQLAGARALLGAAEPGAFPAIQRVMMTWFPPERRAFAWSLLSPCTTVGAILAPPLVALLTTTWSWHWAFILPGVVGCVLAAGWWLTDRNPPAASGAAEAEPAAVPLRTILGDTRVWILLGARAVTDPVWYFHLFWLPGYLQERIGVSLSQLGWIGWIPSFVASLAVILTGRITDFFVARGRPPARVRVTMFALAAAFAPLGAFTTFAPSLLWALVLISAVAIICQIWFFGQGLLVADIFPRNSAATIAGLLGAVGASGGLLMNLVAGPLIQHIGYVPVFIGLACLHPLAAVLLWRTLPRLVRAA from the coding sequence ATGTCCATCCCTCGTCCAAGCCGCCGCGCCTGGTGGTTGCTCCTCCTGCTCTTCGGGATCGGGCTGCTCAACTACCTCGATCGCCAGACGCTCTCGATCCTGAAGGCGACGCTCAAGGTCGAGCTGGCGCTCACGGACATCCACTACTCGTGGCTGGTGACCGCGTTCATGGCGCCGTACATCCTGTTCTATGTCGTGAGCGGCCGGCTGGTGGACAGGTTCGGCACGCGCCGGAGCCTCTCCGCCTTCGTCGGGATCTGGTCGGTAGCGAACATCCTCTGCGGCTGCGCCCAGAACCTCGCGCAACTGGCTGGCGCCCGGGCCCTCTTGGGAGCGGCCGAGCCCGGCGCGTTTCCGGCGATCCAGCGGGTGATGATGACGTGGTTTCCGCCGGAGCGGCGGGCGTTTGCGTGGAGCCTCCTGAGCCCGTGCACCACGGTCGGCGCGATCCTGGCGCCTCCGCTGGTCGCGCTCCTCACGACGACGTGGAGCTGGCATTGGGCGTTCATCCTGCCCGGCGTAGTCGGTTGCGTGCTCGCCGCGGGCTGGTGGCTGACCGACCGGAATCCGCCGGCCGCGTCGGGCGCGGCCGAGGCGGAGCCCGCCGCGGTGCCGCTGCGGACGATCCTGGGCGACACGCGGGTATGGATCCTCCTCGGGGCGCGCGCCGTGACCGACCCGGTCTGGTACTTTCACCTCTTCTGGCTGCCGGGTTACCTGCAGGAGCGGATCGGTGTTTCGCTCTCCCAACTCGGCTGGATCGGCTGGATCCCGTCGTTTGTCGCCTCGCTGGCGGTGATCCTGACCGGCCGGATCACGGACTTCTTCGTCGCCCGGGGGCGGCCGCCGGCGCGCGTGCGCGTCACGATGTTCGCGCTCGCCGCGGCGTTTGCCCCGCTCGGCGCATTCACCACCTTCGCGCCCTCGCTCCTCTGGGCCCTGGTGCTGATCTCCGCCGTGGCGATCATCTGCCAGATCTGGTTCTTCGGCCAGGGGCTCCTCGTAGCCGACATCTTCCCGCGCAACTCCGCGGCGACCATTGCCGGCCTCCTCGGGGCCGTCGGCGCCAGCGGAGGACTTTTAATGAATCTCGTAGCCGGTCCCCTGATCCAGCACATCGGCTACGTGCCGGTCTTCATCGGTCTCGCCTGCCTTCATCCCCTGGCCGCGGTGCTGCTCTGGCGCACGCTGCCGCGACTCGTCCGTGCCGCATGA
- a CDS encoding LacI family DNA-binding transcriptional regulator, which translates to MPPPLRCTIKHIAARAGVAVSTVSYALRNHPSIPPATCQRIQALAAELGYRPDPQISALMAHIGRGRPVQSAGRIALVWVHGGRDLTRAEPFFAGMREGASARAGLRGYHLEEFWPAEDRLSGARLSGILRTRGISSVIFSPGIEGVSANLQLAWEHFACVVLGHARWPVELHRVAHDHYHAVGECLQRMTALGVQRPAIVLTEEIDLRTDKAVRAAFMTHHPSESKARSLIYALDRSPRPAFGRWLRLHDPDGVLLLRREMWAEIAHPGLERLRQARRVWCANWQADDPLGLPGIQQRYDLAARAAVDLVTGLEQSRSFGLPDHPQWVQIRGDWHPQPGVPAAAATPARS; encoded by the coding sequence ATGCCGCCCCCACTCCGCTGCACCATCAAGCACATCGCTGCGCGCGCCGGCGTCGCCGTATCCACCGTCTCGTACGCGTTGCGCAACCACCCGAGCATTCCACCGGCCACGTGTCAGCGGATCCAGGCGCTCGCCGCCGAGCTTGGCTACCGCCCGGATCCACAGATCTCCGCCCTGATGGCGCACATCGGCCGCGGCCGGCCGGTCCAGTCCGCCGGGCGCATCGCACTCGTCTGGGTCCATGGCGGACGTGACCTCACCCGCGCCGAACCGTTCTTCGCCGGCATGCGCGAGGGCGCTTCCGCCCGCGCCGGGCTGCGCGGCTACCACCTCGAGGAGTTTTGGCCCGCCGAGGACCGGCTCAGCGGGGCGCGGCTCTCCGGCATCCTCCGCACCCGCGGCATCAGCAGCGTCATCTTCTCTCCGGGCATCGAAGGCGTTTCCGCCAACCTGCAGCTCGCATGGGAACACTTCGCGTGCGTCGTCCTAGGCCACGCCCGCTGGCCAGTGGAACTGCACCGCGTTGCCCACGACCACTACCATGCGGTCGGCGAATGCCTGCAGCGCATGACCGCGCTCGGCGTGCAGCGTCCCGCCATCGTGCTCACCGAGGAGATCGACCTGCGGACCGACAAGGCCGTGCGCGCCGCGTTCATGACGCACCACCCTTCGGAATCAAAGGCCCGCAGCCTCATCTACGCGCTCGACCGCTCGCCGCGGCCCGCGTTCGGCCGCTGGCTCCGCCTTCATGATCCCGACGGCGTGCTCCTCCTGCGCCGGGAAATGTGGGCCGAGATCGCCCACCCGGGCCTCGAGCGGCTGCGCCAGGCCCGGCGCGTGTGGTGCGCCAACTGGCAGGCCGACGATCCCCTGGGCCTGCCCGGCATCCAGCAGCGTTACGACCTCGCCGCCCGCGCCGCGGTCGATCTCGTCACCGGCCTCGAACAAAGCCGCAGCTTCGGTCTCCCCGATCATCCCCAGTGGGTCCAGATCCGCGGCGACTGGCATCCGCAGCCGGGCGTGCCCGCGGCCGCGGCGACGCCCGCCAGGTCCTGA
- a CDS encoding SGNH/GDSL hydrolase family protein has translation MMLARLLTLVVLLAPSAALRAADAWFHPREGLPHIAAARQAPAGSVLRVAYLGGSITAAPNGWRSLSADLLRQLLPSATIDEISAGVPGTGSDLGACRLQRDVLRHAPDLLFVEFAVNDAQVPPERIERTIEGIVRQTWRARPQTDICFVYTVAAASLPDIQAGRYQASARAMENVAAHYGIPSVHFGGEVAARLEQGRLVFKGPAPSGAPESIAVFSDDGVHPTAAGHRVYADVLAAVLPQLLQPSTAQPHRLPPRLHADNWEHAGLRPVTQARRDGAWAPVLSDDAGLRGVQKSLLPPTWRTEQPGAAVEFECTGTIVGVLGIAGPDSGNFKVTVDDRPAVITTFFDRYASPTFCRLREWFYPEALPSGTHRVRIELLATGPDKLGIKAAAHQPLSDPAPYRPNRLTLSGLLVVEE, from the coding sequence ATGATGCTTGCCCGTCTGCTCACCCTGGTCGTCCTGCTGGCACCCTCCGCCGCGCTGCGCGCCGCCGACGCGTGGTTTCATCCGCGCGAGGGACTGCCGCACATTGCCGCGGCGCGGCAGGCTCCCGCCGGGAGCGTGCTCCGGGTCGCCTACCTCGGCGGCAGCATCACCGCCGCCCCCAACGGTTGGCGCTCGCTCTCCGCCGACCTCCTCCGGCAGCTCCTGCCCAGCGCGACCATCGACGAAATCTCCGCGGGCGTCCCCGGCACCGGCTCCGACCTTGGCGCCTGCCGCCTGCAACGCGACGTGCTCCGCCACGCGCCCGACCTGCTGTTCGTCGAGTTCGCCGTCAACGACGCCCAGGTGCCGCCGGAACGCATCGAGCGGACGATCGAGGGCATCGTCCGCCAGACCTGGCGCGCCCGGCCCCAGACCGACATCTGCTTCGTGTACACCGTGGCCGCCGCCTCGCTGCCGGACATCCAGGCGGGCCGCTACCAGGCCTCGGCGCGCGCGATGGAAAACGTGGCCGCTCACTATGGCATTCCGTCGGTGCATTTCGGCGGCGAGGTCGCCGCGCGACTTGAGCAGGGGCGGCTCGTGTTCAAAGGCCCGGCGCCCTCGGGCGCGCCCGAGAGCATCGCCGTGTTTTCCGACGACGGCGTTCATCCCACCGCCGCGGGGCATCGGGTCTATGCCGATGTCCTGGCCGCCGTCCTGCCGCAGCTGCTCCAGCCGAGTACGGCGCAGCCGCACCGACTCCCGCCTCGCTTGCACGCTGACAACTGGGAGCACGCGGGACTGCGGCCGGTGACACAGGCCCGGCGCGACGGCGCGTGGGCGCCCGTGTTGTCGGACGACGCCGGGTTGCGGGGCGTGCAGAAGTCCCTGCTCCCGCCGACGTGGCGCACGGAACAGCCCGGCGCGGCCGTCGAGTTTGAATGTACGGGCACCATCGTCGGGGTCCTCGGCATCGCCGGACCCGACAGCGGGAACTTCAAGGTCACCGTCGATGATCGTCCGGCCGTCATCACGACGTTCTTCGATCGCTACGCCAGTCCGACCTTCTGCCGTCTCCGGGAGTGGTTCTATCCCGAAGCGCTTCCCAGCGGAACCCATCGCGTGCGCATCGAGCTCCTCGCGACGGGGCCGGACAAGCTGGGCATCAAGGCCGCCGCCCATCAGCCGCTCAGCGATCCCGCGCCGTACCGACCCAATCGCCTCACCTTGAGCGGGCTGCTCGTGGTGGAGGAGTGA
- a CDS encoding FAD-dependent oxidoreductase: MTHHDLHSDFVVVGGGLAGVCAAVAAARNGARVILVQDRSVLGGNASSEIRMHVVGADVHGRRPGARESGLIEEFRLEDACRNPQRSYAQWDLLLYEKVMAEPNVTLLLDTDCTGCAIETVDGLRCIRSVTAVRQSTEDTFTLHAPLFADCSGDGRLGVEAGAEFTMGREAKADFGEDLALDVADRHTLGSSIMFTARRHGTPQPFETPAWARPFDATAFRLRPIEGYDYGYWWLEWGGQHDTLKDNPAIRHELLRIALGVWGYVKNSGRYPESAPWALDWIGALPGKRESRRFLGPHVLTQQELQAGTVFPDTVAYGGWPLDLHPPEGIDAPNEPPCRHILLPHLYGIPLRALCSRNVGNLFFAGRNISATHVAFASTRVMATCAVMGQAIGTAAALGRNATDGPIAAHFTGAALQQLQQRLLRDDAFLPGIRHEDSADLARGARVTASSETALGPAAQVTDGWTRELRSDFGPWADGNTHRWESATLPATLTLTWTEPVQIAEIHLTFDSGFTRELTLSASEAANRRIIRGPQPELVRDFELLLDGVVVAQVAGNRLRKRVQRLPQAQHARELTLRVSATHGIDHARVFEIRVYSTAS; encoded by the coding sequence ATGACGCATCACGATCTCCACTCCGACTTCGTCGTGGTAGGCGGCGGCCTGGCCGGCGTCTGTGCCGCGGTCGCCGCCGCCCGCAATGGCGCCCGGGTCATCCTCGTACAGGACCGCTCCGTCCTCGGCGGCAACGCGTCGAGCGAGATCCGGATGCACGTCGTCGGCGCCGACGTCCACGGCCGCCGCCCGGGCGCCCGCGAGTCGGGTTTGATCGAGGAGTTCCGGCTCGAGGACGCCTGCCGCAACCCGCAGCGCTCGTACGCGCAGTGGGACCTGCTCCTTTACGAGAAGGTCATGGCGGAGCCGAACGTCACCCTGTTGCTCGACACCGACTGCACCGGTTGCGCCATCGAGACAGTCGACGGGCTGCGCTGCATCCGTTCGGTCACGGCGGTCCGGCAGTCCACGGAGGACACGTTCACGCTGCATGCGCCGCTGTTTGCGGATTGCTCCGGCGACGGCCGCCTCGGCGTCGAGGCCGGCGCCGAATTCACGATGGGCCGGGAGGCAAAGGCCGACTTTGGCGAGGACCTCGCGCTCGACGTGGCCGACCGGCACACGCTCGGCAGCTCGATCATGTTCACCGCGCGCCGCCACGGCACGCCGCAGCCGTTCGAAACCCCGGCCTGGGCGCGACCATTCGATGCCACGGCGTTTCGGCTGCGCCCGATCGAGGGATACGACTACGGCTACTGGTGGCTCGAATGGGGTGGGCAGCACGACACGCTCAAGGACAACCCCGCCATCCGCCACGAGTTGCTGCGGATCGCCCTCGGCGTCTGGGGCTACGTGAAGAACTCCGGCCGCTACCCGGAGTCCGCCCCTTGGGCGCTCGACTGGATCGGCGCCCTGCCAGGCAAGCGCGAGTCGCGTCGATTCCTGGGCCCCCACGTCCTGACGCAGCAGGAGCTCCAGGCGGGGACGGTGTTCCCCGACACCGTCGCGTACGGCGGCTGGCCGCTCGACCTGCATCCGCCCGAGGGCATCGATGCGCCCAATGAGCCGCCGTGCCGGCACATCCTGCTCCCCCACTTGTACGGCATCCCCCTGCGCGCGCTGTGCTCGCGCAACGTGGGCAACCTCTTCTTCGCTGGGCGCAACATCAGCGCGACGCACGTGGCGTTCGCCAGCACGCGCGTGATGGCCACGTGCGCCGTCATGGGCCAGGCCATCGGCACCGCCGCCGCCTTGGGGCGCAACGCCACCGACGGCCCGATTGCCGCCCATTTCACCGGCGCCGCCCTCCAGCAGCTCCAGCAGCGGCTCCTCCGCGACGACGCGTTCCTGCCCGGCATCCGCCACGAGGATTCCGCCGATCTCGCCCGCGGCGCCCGCGTCACCGCCTCGTCCGAAACCGCGCTCGGTCCCGCAGCGCAGGTCACCGACGGCTGGACGCGCGAACTGCGCTCCGATTTTGGACCGTGGGCCGACGGCAACACGCATCGCTGGGAATCCGCAACATTGCCGGCGACGCTCACGCTCACATGGACGGAGCCGGTGCAGATCGCGGAGATTCACCTCACGTTCGACTCCGGCTTCACCCGCGAACTGACGTTGAGCGCCAGCGAGGCGGCGAACCGCCGGATCATCCGCGGTCCGCAGCCGGAACTGGTGCGCGACTTCGAACTGCTTCTCGACGGTGTCGTGGTCGCCCAGGTGGCGGGCAACCGGCTGCGCAAGCGCGTCCAACGTCTGCCGCAGGCGCAGCACGCGCGTGAACTCACCTTGCGCGTCTCGGCCACCCACGGCATCGATCACGCGCGGGTCTTCGAGATCCGGGTCTATTCCACCGCGTCATGA